The following are from one region of the Siniperca chuatsi isolate FFG_IHB_CAS linkage group LG21, ASM2008510v1, whole genome shotgun sequence genome:
- the LOC122869441 gene encoding myosin-9-like isoform X2, producing the protein MSAADKFLYVDRNLVNNPLAQADWATKKLVWVPSERLGFEAGSVKEERGDECVVELADSGKKIKVNKDDIQKMNPPKFSKVEDMAELTCLNEASVLHNLKERYYSGLIYTYSGLFCVVINPYKNLPIYSEEIVDMYKGKKRHEMPPHIYAITDTAYRSMMQDREDQSILCTGESGAGKTENTKKVIQYLAHVASSHKTKKDQGELEKQLLQANPILEAFGNAKTVKNDNSSRFGKFIRINFDVNGYIVGANIETYLLEKSRAIRQAKDERTFHIFYYLLTGAGDKLRNELLLENYNNYRFLSNGNVTIPGQHDKDLFTETLEAMKIMSIPEDEQIGMLKVVASVLQLGNMSFKKERHTDQASMPDNTAAQKVSHLMGMNVTDFTRAILSPRIKVGRDYVQKAQTQEQAEFAVEALAKATYERMFRWLVMRINKALDKTKRQGASFIGILDIAGFEIFELNSFEQLCINYTNEKLQQLFNHTMFILEQEEYQREGIEWSFIDFGLDLQPCIDLIEKPASPPGILALLDEECWFPKATDKSFVEKVLQEQGTHPKFFKPKKLKDEADFCIIHYAGKVDYKADEWLMKNMDPLNDNVASLLNQSTDKFVSELWRDVDRIVGLDKVSGMSEMHGAFKTRKGMFRTVGQLYKEQLSKLMATLRNTNPNFVRCIIPNHEKKAGKLDPHLVLDQLRCNGVLEGIRICRQGFPNRIVFQEFRQRYEILTPNSIPKGFMDGKQACVIMIKSLELDPNLYRIGQSKVFFRAGVLAHLEEERDMKITDIIISFQAWCRGYVARKSFAKRQQQLTAMKVIQRNCAAYLKLRNWQWWRLFTKVKPLLQVSRQEEEMLAKDEELVKVKEKHLYAEQQLREMEEKQQQLSAEKVALQEQLQAETELCAEAEEMRARLAARKQELEEILHDLEARVEEEEERASQLLSEKKKMQQNIADLEQQLDEEEAARQKLQLEKVTFEAKMKKIEEDVMVLDDQNNKLNKEKKLLEERISEFTTNLAEEEEKSKSLQKLKTKHEAMITDLEDRLRREEKQRQELEKNRRKLDGDFNEIHDQIAELQAQIAELRAQLAKKEEELQAALARIEEEAAQKNLAQKKIRELEAQLSELQEDLDLERQARAKAEKHRRDLGEELEALKTELEDTLDSTAAQQELRSKRETEVAHLKKTLEEEAKVHEQQLVEMRQKHSQAFDELNEQLEQAKRNKVSMEKAKQALESERNELTIELQTLMQGKGDSEHRRKKAEAQVQELQLKHSESERQRIELAEKLAKVQAELDNVSCLLSDVEGKSIKAAKDCSAVESQLQDVQELLQEETRQKLSQSTRLRQLEDEQNNLREQLEEEEEAKRNVEKQLQTVQAQLVEMKKKVEQDAGCLEAAEEGKKRFQRDLEASNQRLEEKCAAFEKLDKTKTRLQQELDDLLVDQDHLRQIVSNLEKKQKKFDQMLAEEKNISARYAEERDRAEAEAREKETRALALTRELDTLMDIKEELDRNNKLLRAEMEDLVSSKDDVGKNVHELEKAKRAMEQQLEEMKTQLEELEDELQATEDAKLRLEVNMQAMKAQYERDLAGRDEMGEEKKRSLVKQVREMEMELEDERKQRSAAVAARKKLELDLKELEAGIDMANKNRDEALKQLKKLQAQMKDLIRELEDTRMSREEILAQSKESEKKLKGMEADMLQMQEELAAAERIKRQAQQERDELQDEINNQASKNAQVAEERRRLEARIAQLEEELEEEQCNTELTNDRLKKAMLQTDQMTVELAAERSSSQRVEGARAQMERQNKELKLKLQELEGTVKSKYKANMAALEAKIAQLEEQLDMETRERQGATKLVRRTEKKLKEVILQMDDERRNTEQHKDQVDKLNSRMKQLKRQLEEAEEEAQRANANRRKLQRELEDATESADAMNREVTTLKNKLRRGDLPFTVRRAVSRAGIESDEESEPKSETAEPKPE; encoded by the exons ATGTCAGCGGCAGACAAGTTCCTGTACGTGGACCGCAATCTGGTCAACAACCCACTGGCACAGGCTGACTGGGCCACCAAGAAGCTGGTATGGGTGCCCTCAGAGCGCCTGGGCTTCGAGGCCGGCTCCGTGAAGGAGGAGCGCGGCGACGAGTGTGTGGTCGAGCTGGCAGACTCTGGGAAGAAGATCAAGGTGAACAAGGATGACATCCAGAAGATGAACCCGCCCAAGTTCAGCAAGGTCGAGGACATGGCCGAGCTCACCTGCCTGAACGAGGCCTCTGTGTTGCACAACCTAAAGGAGAGATACTACTCTGGTCTCATATAT ACATACTCTGGTCTCTTCTGTGTCGTCATAAACCCCTACAAGAACCTGCCCATCTACTCAGAGGAGATTGTTGACATGTACAAGGGCAAGAAGAGGCATGAAATGCCGCCTCATATCTATGCCATCACTGACACAGCTTACAGAAGCATGATGCAGG ATCGTGAAGACCAGTCCATTCTTTGCAC AGGAGAATCTGGTGCTGGTAAGACGGAGAACACCAAGAAGGTCATCCAGTATCTGGCTCACGTGGCCTCCTCTCACAAGACCAAGAAAGATCAG GGGGAGCTGGagaagcagctgctgcaggctaACCCAATCCTAGAAGCCTTTGGAAATGCCAAGACAGTCAAAAACGACAACTCTTCCAGATTC GGAAAATTCATCAGGATCAACTTCGATGTCAATGGTTACATCGTTGGTGCCAATATTGAAACTT ACTTGTTGGAGAAATCCCGTGCTATTCGCCAGGCCAAAGATGAGAGGACCTTTCACATCTTCTACTACCTGCTCACAGGAGCCGGAGATAAATTGCGCA ATGAACTCCTCCTAGAAAATTACAACAACTACCGTTTCCTTTCCAACGGGAATGTTACAATTCCTGGGCAGCATGACAAGGACCTGTTTACAGAGACCTTGGAGGCCATGAAGATCATGAGTATCCCAGAGGATGAGCAGATTG GCATGTTGAAGGTGGTGGCCTCTGTACTGCAGCTCGGGAACATGAGCTTCAAGAAGGAGCGCCACACAGACCAGGCCTCCATGCCTGACAACACGG CTGCCCAGAAGGTGAGCCACCTTATGGGCATGAATGTCACAGACTTCACCAGGGCCATCCTGTCACCCAGGATCAAGGTGGGCAGAGACTACGTCCAGAAGGCCCAGACCCAGGAGCAAGCAGAGTTTGCTGTGGAGGCCCTGGCCAAGGCCACATATGAGAGGATGTTCCGCTGGCTCGTCATGAGGATCAACAAAGCCCTGGACAAGACCAAGAGACAGGGAGCCTCCTTTATTGGCATCCTAGATATCGCTGGCTTTGAGATCTTTGAG CTGAACTCATTTGAGCAGCTGTGTATCAACTACACcaatgagaagctgcagcagctcttcAACCACACCATGTTCATCCTGGAGCAGGAGGAGTACCAGAGGGAGGGCATCGAGTGGAGCTTCATCGACTTTGGCCTGGACCTGCAGCCCTGCATCGACCTCATTGAGAAACCT GCCAGTCCCCCTGGTATCCTCGCTCTGCTGGATGAGGAGTGCTGGTTTCCCAAAGCCACAGACAAGAGCTTTGTTGAAAAGGTGCTCCAGGAGCAAGGCACTCACCCCAAGTTCTTTAAGCCCAagaaactgaaggatgaagcaGACTTCTGTATCATCCATTATGCTGGCAAG GTGGACTACAAGGCAGATGAGTGGCTGATGAAGAACATGGACCCCCTGAATGACAACGTGGCTTCACTGCTCAACCAGTCCACTGACAAGTTTGTCTCTGAGCTCTGGCGGGACG TGGACCGCATTGTGGGCCTGGATAAGGTGTCTGGCATGTCCGAGATGCACGGTGCCTTTAAGACCCGCAAGGGCATGTTCCGCACAGTTGGCCAGCTGTACAAAGAGCAGCTGTCCAAGCTCATGGCCACTTTGAGGAACACAAACCCCAACTTTGTTCGCTGCATCATCCCCAACCACGAAAAAAAG GCTGGTAAACTAGACCCCCACCTGGTTCTGGACCAGCTGAGGTGCAATGGTGTGCTGGAGGGGATCCGTATCTGCAGACAGGGCTTCCCCAACCGCATCGTCTTCCAGGAGTTCAGACAGAG GTATGAAATCCTCACTCCCAATTCCATCCCCAAGGGCTTCATGGATGGAAAGCAAGCCTGTGTGATCATG ATCAAAAGTCTGGAGCTGGATCCCAACCTGTATCGAATCGGTCAGAGTAAAGTGTTCTTCAGAGCAGGAGTCCTCGCtcacctggaggaggagagagacatgaAGATCACAGACATCATCATCAGTTTCCAGGCCTGGTGCAGAGGTTACGTGGCCCGCAA GTCTTTTGCCaagagacagcagcagctgactgCAATGAAGGTGATCCAGAGGAACTGTGCCGCTTATCTTAAACTCAGGAACTGGCAGTGGTGGAGGCTCTTCACCAAG GTGAAGCCTCTGCTACAAGTCagcagacaggaggaggagatgctGGCCAAGGATGAAGAGCTGGTTAAAGTGAAGGAGAAGCATTTGTATGCTGAGCAGCAGCTCCGGGAGATggaggaaaaacagcagcag CTGAGTGCTGAGAAGGTGGCCCTGCAGGAGCAGCTTCAGGCAGAAACAGAACTCTGTGCTGAGGCTGAGGAGATGAGAGCCCGTCTGGCTGCCAGGaagcaggagctggaggagatcCTGCATGACCTGGAGGCccgtgtggaggaggaggaagagcgtGCCTCTCAGCTCTtgtcagagaaaaagaagatgcAGCAAAACATTGCA GACTTGGAGCAGCAGCTGGATGAAGAGGAGGCGGCCAGACAGAAGCTCCAGCTGGAGAAGGTCACCTTCGAGGCAAAGATGAAGAAGATAGAAGAGGATGTTATGGTTCTCGATGACCAGAACAACAAACTAAACAAG GAGAAGAAGTTGCTTGAGGAGAGGATCTCTgagttcaccaccaacctggcagaggaggaggagaaatccAAGAGCCTGCAGAAACTCAAGACCAAACATGAGGCCATGATCACAGACCTGGAGG accGCCTGCGCAGGGAGGAGAAGCAGCGCCAGGAGCTTGAAAAGAACCGACGCAAGCTGGATGGCGACTTCAATGAGATACACGACCAAATTGCTGAGCTGCAGGCCCAGATTGCTGAGCTCCGTGCCCAACTAGCCAAGAAGGAGGAAGAGCTCCAGGCAGCTCTGGCCAG GATCGAGGAGGAGGCAGCACAGAAGAACCTGGCCCAGAAAAAGATCCGTGAGTTGGAGGCTCAGCTCTCTGAACTGCAGGAGGATTTGGATCTGGAGAGGCAGGCCCGTGCCAAGGCAGAGAAACACCGCAGGGACCTGGGAGAAGAGCTGGAGGCCCTCAAGACTGAGCTAGAGGACACTCTGGACTCCACCGCTGCTCAGCAAGAACTCAG GTCCAAGCGTGAGACAGAGGTGGCCCATCTTAAAAAGACTCTGGAGGAAGAGGCCAAAGTCCATGAACAGCAGCTTGTTGAgatgagacagaaacacagccaGGCCTTTGACGAGCTCAATGAGCAGCTGGAGCAGGCTAAGAGG AACAAAGTATCCATGGAGAAGGCCAAGCAGGCTCTGGAGTCGGAGAGGAACGAGCTAACCATTGAGCTGCAGACTCTGATGCAGGGTAAGGGAGATTCTGAGCATCGCAGGAAGAAAGCTGAAGCCCAGGTCCAGGAGCTGCAGCTCAAACATTCAGAGAGTGAGCGCCAGAGGATCGAACTGGCCGAGAAACTGGCAAAAGTGCAG GCTGAACTGGATAATGTAAGCTGCCTGCTTAGTGATGTGGAGGGCAAGTCCATCAAGGCAGCAAAAGACTGCTCTGCTGTGGAGTCCCAGCTGCAGGATGTTCAG GAACTACTCCAGGAAGAGACACGCCAGAAACTGTCACAAAGCACACGTCTGCGCCAGCTGGAGGACGAACAGAACAACCTGagagaacagctggaggaagaagaagaagccaaGAGAAATGTAGAGAAGCAGCTTCAAACAGTGCAGGCTCAG CTTGTCGAAATGAAGAAGAAGGTCGAGCAGGATGCAGGTTGTCTGGAGGCTGCTgaggagggaaagaagaggTTTCAAAGGGACCTGGAGGCATCAAACCAGCGCCTGGAGGAGAAATGCGCTGCCTTTGAGAAGTTGGACAAAACCAAGACGCGTCTCCAGCAGGAGTTGGACGACCTGCTGGTAGACCAGGACCACCTCCGACAGATCGTCTCCAACCtggagaagaagcagaagaagtttgaccag ATGCTGGCAGAGGAGAAGAACATATCTGCCCGCTATGCAGAGGAGCGGGACCGAGCTGAAGCTGAGGCCCGTGAGAAGGAGACCCGGGCACTGGCTTTAACCCGGGAGCTGGACACTCTGATGGACATCAAGGAGGAACTGGACCGCAACAACAAACTGCTGCGAGCTGAAATGGAGGACCTGGTATCCTCTAAGGATGATGTTGGCAAGAAT GTCCACGAGCTGGAGAAGGCTAAACGTGCGatggagcagcagctggaggagatgaagactcagctggaggagctggaggacgaGCTGCAGGCCACAGAGGATGCCAAGCTGCGTCTGGAGGTCAACATGCAGGCCATGAAGGCCCAGTATGAGAGAGACCTGGCAGGACGCGACGAGATGGGCGAGGAGAAGAAGAGGTCACTGGTCAAACAG GTGcgggagatggagatggagctGGAGGACGAGAGGAAGCAGCGTTCTGCAGCCGTGGCCGCGCGCAAGAAGCTGGAGCTGGACCTGAAGGAGCTGGAGGCCGGCATCGACATGGCCAACAAGAACCGGGACGAGGCCCTGAAACAGCTGAAGAAACTCCAA GCCCAGATGAAGGATCTTATCCGCGAGCTGGAGGATACTCGCATGTCCAGAGAGGAGATCCTCGCTCAGAGCAAGGAGTCGGAGAAGAAGCTGAAGGGCATGGAGGCTGACATGCTCCAGATGCAGGAG GAGTTGGCAGCTGCAGAGCGAATAAAGAGACAGGCCCAGCAGGAGAGAGACGAACTGCAGGATGAGATTAACAACCAGGCCAGCAAGAA TGCTCAGgtggcagaggagaggagacggcTGGAGGCTCGTATTGCTCAGCTGgaggaagagctggaggaggagcagtgCAACACTGAGCTGACCAACGACAGGCTGAAGAAAGCAATGCTGCAG actGACCAGATGACTGTGGAGCTGGCAGCAGAGCGCAGTAGCTCTCAGCGTGTGGAAGGGGCTCGTGCCCAGATGGAGCGTCAGAACAAGGAGCTGAAACTGAagctgcaggagctggaggGAACAGTCAAGTCCAAGTACAAGGCCAATATGGCCGCCCTGGAGGCAAAGATCGCTCAGCTGGAGGAACAGCTGGACATGGAGACCAG GGAGAGGCAGGGTGCCACCAAACTTGTGAGACGCACAGAGAAGAAACTGAAGGAAGTCATCCTGCAGATGGACGACGAGAGACGCAACACAGAGCAGCACAAGGACCAG GTCGACAAGTTGAACTCTCGCATGAAGCAGCTGAAGCGTCAGCTGGAGGAGGCTGAGGAAGAGGCTCAGAGAGCCAACGCCAACCGAAGGAAACTGCAGAGGGAGCTGGAGGACGCCACAGAGTCGGCAGACGCCATGAACCGTGAAGTCACCACCCTCAAGAACAAGCTCAG gcGCGGCGACCTCCCCTTCACCGTGCGCCGCGCTGTTTCCCGCGCTGGCATCGAAAGCGACGAGGAGAGTGAGCCTAAGAGCGAGACCGCTGAGCCCAAGCCTGAATGA